One Rhizobiales bacterium GAS188 DNA window includes the following coding sequences:
- a CDS encoding putative spermidine/putrescine transport system ATP-binding protein: MKFLEIENLRKVFAGSVGVQHFDIAVERGEFISFLGPSGCGKTTTLRMVAGFEQPTAGSIRIDGRDVVGLRPNQRNIGMVFQSYALFPNMTVAQNIAFGLKIAKRPEAEIKPRVAEMLEMIKLPHLGDRYPYQLSGGQQQRVALARALAGKPQLLLLDEPLSALDAKIRASLRSEIRELQRKLGITTIYVTHDQEEALAMSDRIVVMSEGRIEQLGTPFEIYNRPNTRFVASFVGTLNILRGVVSDPQKGTARIDEQEIRMAQQISDAKAGDRRAFAVRPEAVSLAEAGGDRNALHGTIEDVSFLGAIVRIRVRLKENVISLDTFNNPAAPPPERGRQATISFAPADLQLLEGAEA; this comes from the coding sequence ATGAAATTTCTCGAGATCGAGAATTTGCGCAAAGTCTTCGCCGGCAGCGTCGGGGTGCAGCATTTCGACATCGCGGTCGAGCGCGGCGAGTTCATCTCCTTCCTCGGCCCCTCGGGCTGCGGCAAGACCACGACCTTGCGCATGGTGGCTGGCTTCGAACAGCCGACCGCCGGCTCGATCCGCATCGACGGGCGCGATGTGGTCGGCCTGCGCCCCAACCAGCGCAATATCGGCATGGTGTTCCAGTCCTATGCGCTGTTCCCCAACATGACGGTGGCGCAGAACATCGCCTTCGGCCTCAAGATCGCCAAACGCCCCGAGGCCGAGATCAAGCCGCGTGTCGCCGAGATGCTGGAGATGATCAAGCTGCCGCATCTCGGCGACCGCTACCCCTACCAGCTCTCGGGCGGCCAGCAGCAGCGGGTGGCGCTCGCTCGCGCGCTTGCCGGCAAGCCGCAGCTGCTCCTGCTCGACGAGCCGCTCTCGGCGCTCGACGCCAAGATCCGCGCCTCGCTGCGGAGCGAGATCCGCGAGCTGCAGCGCAAGCTCGGCATTACCACCATCTATGTGACGCATGACCAGGAAGAAGCGCTGGCGATGTCGGACCGCATCGTGGTGATGAGCGAAGGCCGCATCGAGCAGCTCGGCACGCCTTTCGAGATCTATAACCGCCCCAATACCCGTTTCGTGGCCTCCTTCGTCGGCACGCTGAACATTCTGCGCGGCGTGGTGAGCGACCCGCAGAAGGGAACGGCCCGCATCGACGAGCAGGAGATCCGCATGGCACAGCAGATCTCCGACGCCAAGGCTGGGGACCGGCGCGCCTTCGCGGTGCGGCCCGAGGCGGTGTCGCTCGCTGAAGCAGGCGGCGACCGCAACGCCCTGCACGGCACCATCGAGGATGTGAGCTTCCTCGGCGCCATCGTGCGCATCCGGGTGCGCCTCAAGGAGAATGTGATCTCGCTCGATACCTTCAACAACCCGGCCGCCCCACCGCCCGAGCGCGGCCGGCAGGCGACCATCTCCTTCGCCCCGGCCGATCTGCAGCTGCTCGAGGGCGCGGAGGCCTGA
- a CDS encoding Ala-tRNA(Pro) hydrolase codes for MSRAFYHDHPDQLTLETEVVESRPGRLVLSRSPFFQGGGGQLADRGHIGWSGGEAVIAGFESIDGRHWVLLAQELEITGKIEVVVDAKFRRMMTLMHTYTHILNACVYRSFDRALVTGVQMNDDGTARMDFDLPDADNDRLRALEAPINAAIAEDLRVSDSYVPLAAAQAEPGLIRTRSVAPPPTSDGLVRIVEIAGLDRQACGGTHLPSTRGERRLRILKIDNKGRHNRRIRIALD; via the coding sequence ATGTCGCGCGCCTTCTATCACGACCATCCCGACCAGCTGACGCTCGAGACCGAGGTGGTGGAGAGCCGTCCCGGCCGGTTGGTCCTTTCGCGCTCCCCCTTCTTCCAGGGCGGCGGCGGCCAGCTCGCCGATCGCGGCCATATAGGCTGGTCGGGCGGCGAGGCGGTGATCGCCGGCTTCGAGAGCATCGACGGCCGGCATTGGGTGCTGCTGGCGCAGGAGCTGGAGATCACCGGCAAGATCGAGGTCGTCGTCGATGCAAAATTCCGCCGCATGATGACGCTGATGCACACCTACACGCATATCCTCAATGCCTGTGTCTATCGCAGCTTCGACAGGGCGCTGGTCACCGGCGTGCAGATGAATGATGACGGCACGGCGCGCATGGATTTCGACTTGCCGGACGCCGATAACGACCGCCTGCGTGCCCTCGAGGCGCCGATCAACGCGGCGATCGCCGAGGATCTGCGCGTCAGCGACTCTTATGTGCCGCTTGCAGCTGCGCAGGCCGAGCCCGGCCTGATCCGCACCCGCTCAGTGGCGCCCCCGCCCACCAGCGACGGGCTGGTCCGCATCGTCGAGATCGCCGGCCTCGACCGGCAGGCCTGCGGCGGCACGCATCTTCCCTCGACCCGCGGCGAAAGGCGGCTGCGCATCCTCAAGATCGACAATAAGGGCCGCCACAACCGGCGGATCAGAATCGCGCTCGACTAG
- a CDS encoding transcriptional regulator, AraC family, translated as MRYSGAAFLLERTMARRNRRNSSRYWWDGEIPGLSLLEADFTTHEYPPHMHEALVVAVTEDGGSKIKSRGTIEQATASTLFVFNPMETHAGWMGRSERWRYRAFYLTKTAIDAVAAMLGRQTVPYFTRNLIDDTQLITAFLALHRVIAEAGDRFETSELLVGAFGQLFARHGSGDRAIARGPRDRNLLLGICRRMQEEYGRELSLKELSRAAGLTQFQLIGLFKRGLGVTPHAYLTHLRLCAACRDLRRGAPIARTALESGFYDQSALTKSFKRWYGITPLQFASAAKLPGASAGH; from the coding sequence GTGCGCTATTCTGGTGCGGCTTTCCTCCTGGAACGGACCATGGCGCGTCGCAATCGCCGCAATTCGAGCCGCTATTGGTGGGATGGCGAAATTCCGGGCCTCAGTTTGCTGGAGGCCGATTTCACCACCCATGAATACCCACCGCATATGCATGAGGCGCTGGTGGTGGCGGTCACCGAGGATGGCGGCTCGAAGATCAAGAGCCGCGGCACGATCGAACAGGCGACCGCCTCGACCCTGTTCGTGTTCAACCCCATGGAAACGCATGCGGGCTGGATGGGACGGAGTGAGCGCTGGCGCTATCGGGCCTTCTATCTGACCAAGACGGCGATCGATGCGGTCGCCGCGATGCTCGGCCGCCAGACGGTCCCGTATTTTACCCGCAACCTCATCGACGATACGCAGCTGATCACGGCCTTTCTGGCCTTGCACCGCGTCATCGCCGAGGCAGGCGACCGGTTCGAGACCAGCGAGCTCCTGGTCGGCGCTTTCGGGCAGCTCTTCGCCCGTCATGGCAGCGGCGACCGCGCCATCGCGCGCGGGCCGCGCGACCGCAATTTGCTGCTCGGCATCTGCCGGCGCATGCAGGAGGAATACGGCCGGGAGCTGAGCCTCAAGGAGTTGAGCCGGGCCGCCGGCCTCACGCAGTTTCAGCTCATCGGCCTGTTCAAGCGCGGGCTCGGCGTGACCCCGCATGCCTATTTGACGCATCTGCGCCTATGCGCTGCCTGCCGCGACCTGCGCCGCGGCGCGCCGATCGCCCGGACGGCGCTGGAATCGGGCTTCTACGATCAGAGCGCGCTCACCAAATCCTTCAAGCGCTGGTATGGCATCACGCCCTTGCAATTCGCGAGCGCCGCCAAGCTGCCGGGAGCCTCGGCCGGCCACTGA
- a CDS encoding glutaryl-CoA dehydrogenase — translation MSLTQHKPSGTQTEARFDWSDPFELEHQLHEEERMVRDTARDYAQGKLLPRVTSAYLDERFDREIMTEMGALGLLGSTIPETYGGAGLGYVSYGLAAREVERVDSGYRSAMSVQSSLVMYPIYAYGDESQRKKYLPKLSTGEWIGCFGLTEPDAGSDPGSMRTRAEKISGGYRLTGSKMWITNSPVADIAVVWAKSAAHEGKIRGFILERGMKGLSTPKIEKKLSLRASVTGEVVMDGVEVPEGNLLPNVAGLKGPFGCLNRARYGIAWGAMGAAEACFHAARDYTLNRKQFGRPLAANQLIQKKLADMQTEIALGLQAALRAGRMFDEGKLAPDTISLIKRNNCGKALDIARQARDMHGGNGISAEFHVMRHLTNLETVNTYEGTHDVHALILGRAITGIQAFS, via the coding sequence ATGAGCCTGACGCAGCACAAGCCGAGCGGAACGCAGACCGAGGCGCGCTTCGACTGGTCCGACCCCTTCGAGCTCGAGCACCAGCTGCACGAAGAGGAGCGCATGGTACGCGACACGGCGCGCGATTATGCGCAGGGCAAGCTGCTGCCGCGCGTCACCTCCGCCTATCTGGACGAGCGCTTCGACCGCGAGATCATGACCGAGATGGGCGCGCTCGGCCTGCTCGGCTCGACCATCCCGGAAACCTATGGCGGGGCGGGGCTCGGCTATGTCAGCTATGGCCTCGCGGCGCGCGAGGTGGAGCGCGTCGATTCCGGTTATCGCTCGGCGATGAGCGTTCAATCCTCGCTCGTGATGTACCCGATCTACGCCTATGGCGATGAGAGCCAGCGCAAGAAATACCTCCCGAAGCTCTCGACCGGCGAATGGATCGGCTGTTTCGGCCTGACCGAGCCGGATGCCGGCTCCGATCCGGGCTCGATGCGCACACGCGCCGAGAAGATCTCCGGCGGCTATCGCCTCACCGGCTCGAAGATGTGGATCACCAATTCGCCGGTCGCCGATATCGCGGTCGTCTGGGCGAAATCGGCCGCCCATGAAGGCAAGATCCGCGGCTTCATTCTGGAGCGCGGCATGAAGGGGCTCTCGACCCCCAAAATCGAGAAGAAATTGTCGTTGCGCGCCTCGGTCACCGGCGAGGTGGTGATGGACGGGGTCGAGGTGCCGGAAGGCAATCTCCTGCCCAATGTCGCGGGGCTGAAGGGGCCGTTCGGCTGCCTCAACCGGGCCCGTTACGGCATCGCCTGGGGCGCCATGGGCGCGGCCGAGGCCTGTTTCCATGCGGCACGCGACTATACGCTGAACCGCAAGCAGTTCGGACGGCCGCTCGCCGCCAACCAGCTCATCCAGAAGAAGCTCGCCGATATGCAGACCGAGATCGCGCTCGGCCTGCAGGCGGCGCTCCGGGCCGGCCGCATGTTCGACGAGGGCAAGCTCGCCCCCGACACGATCTCGCTGATCAAGCGCAATAATTGCGGCAAGGCGCTCGATATCGCTCGCCAGGCGCGCGACATGCATGGCGGCAACGGCATCTCCGCCGAGTTCCATGTGATGCGCCATCTCACCAATCTCGAGACGGTGAACACCTATGAGGGCACCCATGACGTGCACGCCCTGATCCTCGGGCGCGCCATCACCGGTATTCAGGCCTTTTCGTAA
- a CDS encoding acetolactate synthase-1/2/3 large subunit — MSDPRLSSPLRPRSGGQILVDQLLAQGVERATCVPGESYLAVLDALHDAAIDVMICRQEGGAAMMADAYGKLTGRPGICFVTRGPGASNASPGIHIAMQDSTPMIVFVGQVERGMREREAFQELDYKAVFGTMAKWAVEIDDAARIPEIVARAFRVALQGRQGPVVIALPEDVLTDMAAVADAPRVEPAQPAPGDTEMAKLQALLAAAERPFVILGGSGWSEEARAAMIRFAERFDLPMTTSFRRSALFPADHANYAGDLGVGPSPKLAGRVKEADLVLLVGGRFSEQQSASYTLLDVPVPRQKLVHVYPDAAELGRVYQPTLAINATPAAFAAALDKLPTPNRLAWGERTASARAEFLDWTGEPRALPGAFQLGEAMLWLRDRLPADAIVANGAGNYATWVHRYYRFRQFGTQLAPTSGSMGYGTPAAVMAKRQCPERIVVAFAGDGCFLMNGQEFATAVQYELPIVVVVVDNGMYGTIRMHQELHYPRRISGTALRNPDFAAYARAFGGHGERVERTEDFAPAFERALASGRPSILHCIVDPEALTPARTLSEIRAAGEKAQAG; from the coding sequence GTGAGTGACCCACGCCTGAGTTCGCCCTTGCGACCGCGCAGCGGCGGCCAGATCCTCGTCGACCAGCTGCTGGCCCAAGGCGTCGAGCGCGCCACTTGCGTGCCCGGCGAGAGCTATCTCGCCGTGCTCGACGCGCTGCATGACGCCGCGATCGACGTCATGATCTGCCGCCAGGAAGGCGGGGCCGCGATGATGGCCGATGCCTATGGCAAGCTCACCGGGCGCCCGGGCATCTGCTTCGTGACGCGCGGTCCCGGCGCCTCCAACGCCTCGCCCGGCATCCATATCGCGATGCAGGATTCGACGCCGATGATCGTCTTCGTCGGCCAGGTCGAGCGCGGCATGCGCGAGCGCGAGGCCTTCCAGGAGCTCGACTACAAGGCGGTGTTCGGCACCATGGCCAAATGGGCCGTCGAGATCGACGATGCGGCCCGCATCCCCGAGATCGTGGCGCGCGCTTTCCGCGTGGCGCTGCAGGGACGTCAGGGGCCGGTGGTGATCGCGCTCCCCGAGGACGTGCTCACCGATATGGCGGCGGTCGCCGACGCGCCGCGCGTCGAGCCGGCTCAGCCCGCACCGGGCGACACCGAGATGGCGAAGCTGCAGGCCCTGCTCGCCGCGGCCGAACGCCCGTTCGTCATCCTGGGCGGCTCCGGCTGGTCGGAGGAAGCACGGGCCGCGATGATCCGCTTCGCCGAGCGCTTCGACCTGCCGATGACCACGAGCTTCCGCCGCTCGGCGCTGTTCCCGGCCGACCACGCGAATTATGCGGGTGATCTCGGCGTCGGGCCGAGCCCGAAGCTCGCGGGGCGCGTCAAGGAGGCCGACCTCGTCCTGTTGGTCGGCGGACGCTTCTCCGAACAGCAATCGGCCTCCTACACGCTGCTCGACGTGCCGGTGCCGCGGCAGAAGCTGGTACATGTCTACCCCGATGCCGCGGAGCTCGGACGCGTCTACCAGCCGACCCTCGCCATCAACGCGACACCTGCCGCCTTCGCGGCGGCGCTCGACAAGCTCCCAACCCCGAACCGGCTGGCCTGGGGCGAACGCACCGCCTCAGCTCGCGCCGAATTTCTCGACTGGACCGGCGAGCCGCGCGCCTTGCCGGGCGCCTTCCAGCTCGGCGAGGCGATGCTCTGGCTGCGCGACCGCCTGCCGGCGGACGCCATCGTGGCGAACGGGGCCGGCAATTACGCCACCTGGGTGCACCGCTATTATCGCTTCCGGCAATTCGGCACCCAGCTCGCGCCGACGTCCGGCTCGATGGGCTATGGCACCCCGGCGGCCGTGATGGCCAAGCGCCAATGTCCGGAGCGTATCGTCGTGGCCTTCGCGGGCGATGGCTGCTTCCTGATGAACGGCCAGGAATTCGCGACCGCAGTGCAATATGAGCTGCCGATCGTCGTCGTCGTGGTCGATAACGGCATGTACGGCACGATCCGCATGCATCAGGAGCTGCATTATCCGCGCCGCATCTCAGGGACGGCGCTGAGGAACCCGGATTTCGCCGCCTATGCGCGGGCCTTCGGCGGCCATGGCGAAAGAGTGGAGAGAACCGAAGACTTCGCGCCCGCCTTCGAGCGGGCGCTGGCCTCCGGCAGGCCCTCGATCCTGCATTGCATCGTCGATCCTGAGGCGCTGACGCCAGCCCGCACCTTGTCGGAGATCCGCGCCGCCGGCGAGAAGGCGCAAGCGGGCTAA
- a CDS encoding Acyl dehydratase — protein MLEIEKPSDIAAYVGKELGTSEWLTVDQAMIDTFAEVTGDDQWIHIDVERAKREMPDGKTIAHGYLTVSLIPKLLRGIWRVKQRSRSINYGSNKIRFLNPVQSGDRIRLVQSLKAADPVEGGQRLTFESKVEIEGKPRPAAIAETIALAYD, from the coding sequence ATGCTGGAGATCGAGAAACCGAGCGACATTGCGGCCTATGTGGGCAAGGAGCTCGGCACGAGCGAGTGGCTGACGGTCGATCAGGCGATGATCGACACATTTGCCGAGGTGACCGGCGACGACCAGTGGATCCATATCGATGTCGAGCGGGCCAAGCGCGAGATGCCGGACGGCAAGACCATCGCGCATGGCTATCTGACGGTGTCGCTGATCCCGAAGCTCTTGCGCGGCATCTGGCGGGTGAAACAGCGCTCGCGCAGCATCAATTACGGCTCGAACAAGATCCGCTTCCTCAACCCCGTGCAATCGGGCGACCGCATCCGCCTGGTGCAGAGCCTGAAGGCTGCCGATCCGGTCGAAGGCGGCCAGCGCCTCACCTTCGAGTCCAAGGTCGAGATCGAAGGCAAGCCGCGCCCGGCGGCGATCGCCGAGACCATCGCGCTCGCCTATGATTGA
- a CDS encoding Excinuclease ABC subunit C, translating into MRAPHDLAYIGQMSAGEDLPPNEIEAEAESEDLEDGLAPLEPDDATEEDEASPAALGGGAAVIRRQLKTAPNAPGVYRMFAANGDVLYVGKARNIRARIAAYARGQAHTNRITRMIAETATMEFVTTGTETEALLLEANLIKQLKPRYNVLLRDDKSFPYILVTKDHVSPQITKHRGARNRPGDYYGPFASVWAVNRTLNALQRAFLLRSCSDSFYENRTRPCLLFQIKRCSGPCTGEIPHTAYAELVTEARDFLSGKSRTVRARLGTEMQEASDALEFERAARLRDRIAALSAIQASQDINPQSTEEADVFALARQAGHVCVEAFFFRNYQNWGNRAYFPKADPSLPDAEVLGAFLAQFYDDKPTPRLILLSHEVEDQELLREALSARAGRRLEIIAPKRGEKHDLVAHAAKNGAEALARRLADTSSQEKLLAAAGTTFGQTTPPRRVEVYDNSHIMGTNAIGAMIVAGPQGFMKTHYRTFNIKSEELTPGDDYGMMREVLKRRFARLVKENPRAESPQAVADSQPGLEEASGARVLGLPTELGLPAELELPAESSAGKDGQDLDPDAFPAWPDLVIIDGGKGQLQAALDALAEVGAADVPVVSIAKGPDRNAGRESFHIPGREPFRLEPRDPTLYFIQRLRDEAHRFAIGTHRAKRSRELVRSPLDEIGGVGPRRKRALLLHFGTVKAIERASLDDLAHTPGVNEATAKAVYGFFHPQS; encoded by the coding sequence TTGCGGGCGCCGCATGACCTCGCCTACATCGGACAGATGAGCGCCGGCGAAGACCTTCCCCCAAACGAGATCGAAGCCGAGGCCGAAAGCGAGGACCTCGAGGACGGGCTCGCGCCGCTCGAGCCTGACGACGCAACCGAGGAGGACGAGGCCTCCCCGGCCGCGCTTGGCGGCGGCGCGGCGGTCATCCGCCGGCAGCTCAAGACCGCGCCCAACGCACCCGGCGTCTATCGCATGTTCGCGGCCAATGGCGACGTGCTCTATGTCGGCAAGGCCCGCAATATCCGGGCTCGCATTGCCGCCTATGCGCGCGGCCAGGCCCATACCAACCGCATCACCCGCATGATCGCCGAGACGGCGACCATGGAATTCGTCACCACGGGCACCGAAACCGAGGCGCTGCTGCTCGAGGCGAACCTCATCAAGCAGCTGAAGCCGCGCTACAACGTGCTGCTGCGCGACGACAAATCCTTCCCCTATATCCTGGTCACCAAGGACCATGTGTCGCCCCAGATCACCAAGCATCGCGGCGCCCGCAACCGGCCAGGCGATTATTACGGCCCCTTCGCCAGCGTCTGGGCCGTCAACCGCACGCTGAACGCCCTGCAGCGCGCCTTCCTGCTGCGCTCCTGCTCGGATTCCTTTTACGAGAACCGCACCCGGCCCTGCCTGCTGTTCCAGATCAAGCGCTGCTCCGGGCCCTGCACCGGCGAGATCCCGCATACGGCCTATGCGGAGCTGGTCACCGAGGCGCGCGATTTCCTCTCCGGCAAGAGCCGCACCGTGCGGGCAAGGCTCGGCACGGAGATGCAGGAAGCTTCGGACGCGCTCGAGTTCGAGCGCGCCGCCAGATTGCGCGACCGTATCGCGGCACTTTCCGCGATCCAGGCGAGCCAGGACATCAACCCGCAATCGACCGAGGAGGCCGACGTGTTCGCGCTGGCGCGCCAGGCGGGCCATGTCTGCGTCGAGGCCTTCTTCTTCCGCAACTACCAGAACTGGGGCAATCGCGCCTATTTTCCCAAGGCCGATCCGTCCTTGCCGGATGCCGAAGTGCTCGGCGCCTTCCTGGCCCAGTTCTACGACGACAAGCCCACACCGAGGCTGATCCTGCTGTCGCATGAGGTCGAGGACCAGGAGCTGTTGCGCGAAGCCCTGTCGGCGCGCGCCGGCAGGCGGCTCGAGATCATCGCGCCCAAGCGCGGCGAGAAGCACGATCTGGTGGCGCATGCCGCCAAGAACGGCGCCGAGGCCCTGGCGCGCCGCCTCGCCGACACCTCCTCGCAGGAGAAGCTGCTCGCCGCGGCAGGCACGACCTTCGGCCAGACGACGCCGCCGCGCCGCGTCGAGGTCTATGACAACTCCCATATCATGGGCACGAATGCGATCGGGGCGATGATCGTCGCAGGCCCCCAGGGCTTCATGAAGACGCATTATCGCACCTTCAACATCAAGTCCGAGGAGCTGACGCCCGGCGACGATTACGGGATGATGCGCGAAGTGCTCAAGCGCCGCTTCGCCCGGCTGGTGAAGGAGAATCCGCGCGCGGAGTCGCCGCAGGCCGTAGCGGACAGCCAGCCGGGTCTCGAGGAAGCAAGCGGGGCGCGCGTCTTAGGGCTTCCGACGGAGTTGGGGCTTCCGGCGGAGTTGGAGCTTCCCGCGGAGTCCTCGGCCGGTAAGGATGGCCAAGATCTGGATCCGGACGCCTTTCCGGCTTGGCCGGATCTCGTGATCATCGATGGCGGCAAAGGCCAGCTGCAGGCGGCGCTCGACGCCCTTGCCGAGGTCGGCGCGGCCGATGTGCCGGTGGTGTCGATCGCCAAGGGGCCGGACCGCAATGCCGGGCGCGAGAGCTTCCATATTCCGGGCCGCGAGCCCTTCCGGCTGGAGCCGCGCGATCCGACGCTGTATTTCATCCAGCGCCTGCGCGACGAGGCGCATCGTTTCGCCATCGGCACGCATCGCGCCAAGCGCTCGCGCGAGCTGGTCAGGAGCCCGCTCGACGAGATCGGGGGCGTCGGCCCGCGCCGCAAGCGCGCCCTGCTCTTGCATTTCGGCACCGTCAAGGCGATCGAGCGCGCCTCGCTCGACGATCTCGCCCATACGCCGGGCGTGAACGAAGCGACCGCCAAGGCCGTCTACGGCTTCTTCCACCCGCAGTCCTGA
- a CDS encoding GST-like protein — MITLYGMTSPNVVKIIIALEELQLPFELKTVDVFAGQQFDPEFVKLNPSAKVPVITDSDGPGGKPYTLFESGAILLYLAEKTGKFLPTEPAARYDVLQWLMVQLTGVGPMFGQFVHFFRFMPGDEYSVSRYRTQVKRLCEVLDARLAQVPFLGGAEYSIADIATFPWARNIKAFPGQDASAYPHIAAWVEKIAARPPVARAIAMIEKVRPTLTTPDTAAPDTLDKLFGRGKHALA, encoded by the coding sequence ATGATCACGCTTTATGGAATGACGAGCCCCAATGTGGTGAAGATCATCATCGCGCTCGAGGAGCTGCAACTGCCTTTCGAGCTGAAAACCGTGGATGTCTTCGCCGGCCAGCAATTCGATCCGGAGTTCGTCAAGCTTAATCCGAGCGCCAAGGTGCCGGTGATCACCGATTCGGACGGGCCCGGCGGCAAGCCCTATACGCTGTTCGAATCGGGCGCGATCCTGCTCTATCTCGCCGAGAAGACCGGCAAGTTCCTGCCGACCGAGCCTGCGGCGCGCTATGACGTCCTGCAATGGCTGATGGTGCAGCTGACAGGCGTCGGGCCGATGTTCGGCCAGTTCGTGCATTTCTTCCGTTTCATGCCAGGCGATGAGTATTCGGTGAGCCGCTACCGCACCCAGGTCAAACGGCTCTGCGAGGTGCTGGATGCGAGGCTCGCCCAGGTGCCGTTTCTCGGCGGCGCCGAATATTCGATCGCCGACATCGCCACTTTCCCCTGGGCGCGCAACATCAAGGCGTTCCCCGGACAGGACGCGAGCGCCTACCCGCATATCGCGGCCTGGGTCGAAAAGATCGCGGCGCGTCCGCCGGTGGCGCGCGCCATCGCCATGATCGAGAAGGTACGGCCGACGCTCACCACCCCCGACACGGCGGCCCCGGATACGCTCGACAAGCTGTTCGGGCGCGGCAAGCACGCGCTGGCTTGA
- a CDS encoding serine/threonine protein phosphatase 1 → MSDARNIGLSDQVARRVRYRVPKRLPPGERVYAVGDIHGRADLLAEMQEIIAADAARRPSPSVTVVFLGDYIDRGPASRQVIDMLIGFAEARPHSIFLMGNHEEAMLRFLADPLDGHQWRGFGGLETLISYGVEIGEMRFGRGFGEARNALLAAMPEPHRDFFLSLKFCDRIGDYFFCHAGVRPGVALEAQDPHDLIWIREEFLYWGQDFGMTIVHGHTPVAQPELRANRVNVDTGAYATGRLTCAVIEGSEIGFLSTPPRL, encoded by the coding sequence ATGAGCGACGCCAGGAATATCGGCTTGAGCGATCAGGTGGCGCGGCGGGTGCGTTACAGGGTGCCCAAGCGCTTGCCCCCGGGCGAACGCGTCTATGCAGTCGGCGACATCCATGGCCGGGCCGATCTCCTCGCCGAGATGCAGGAGATCATCGCGGCCGACGCGGCGCGCAGGCCGTCACCCTCGGTCACGGTGGTCTTTCTCGGCGACTATATCGATCGCGGCCCGGCCTCGCGCCAGGTGATCGACATGCTCATCGGCTTTGCCGAAGCGCGGCCTCATTCGATCTTCCTGATGGGCAATCACGAGGAGGCGATGCTGCGCTTCCTCGCCGATCCGCTCGACGGTCACCAATGGCGCGGCTTCGGCGGGCTCGAGACGCTGATCTCCTATGGCGTCGAGATCGGCGAGATGCGCTTCGGCCGCGGTTTTGGCGAAGCGCGTAACGCCTTGCTGGCCGCGATGCCGGAGCCGCACCGGGATTTCTTCCTCTCGCTCAAATTCTGCGATCGGATCGGTGATTACTTCTTCTGCCATGCCGGGGTGCGGCCGGGCGTGGCGCTCGAGGCGCAAGACCCCCATGACCTGATCTGGATCCGCGAGGAGTTCCTGTATTGGGGACAGGATTTCGGCATGACGATCGTGCACGGACATACGCCGGTGGCGCAGCCCGAACTCCGCGCCAACCGGGTGAATGTCGATACCGGCGCCTATGCGACCGGGCGCCTCACTTGCGCCGTGATCGAGGGCAGCGAGATCGGCTTCCTGTCGACGCCGCCCCGGCTTTAG